GCTGGCCCTTATTCCCGGCGATATTGAACAGCCAGGGATCGCCGATCTGTTGGACTCCGGCCGGGACATGCGGGCCGATGTGCTGGTCGTTCCCCACCACGGCAGCCGGGGGAGCCTGAGTCAAGAGCTGTATCAGCGGGTGGACCCGGAAATTGCCGTGGCCAGCTGCGGGTTTTTGAATATATTTCATTTTCCGCACCCGGAAGTGGGGCAGGCCCTGGGCCGAGCCGGCGTCCCGCTGTACTCCACGTCCAGGGCGGGGGAAGTGCGGGTAGAATGGGACCCACGCTCCCTGGAGATGGGCTCGGTACGCACCAGGCTGGGGGATGAGGGGCCGGTATTTCAACGGTTGACGGCTTGGGGAGCGGGCAACTACAGATAATGTTTCGATGCAGCGAATCCTGAAGAAACAAAGGAGGCGATTATGGAATATACCCGTATACCCGGAATCGAGGAGAAGGTGTCCCGGGTGGCGTTGGGCACCTGGGCCATCGGCGGCTGGATGTGGGGCGGAACCGACGAGGCCCTGTCCATCCGGACCATTCATGCCGCCCTGGATCAAGGGGTGAACATCGTGGACACCGCCCCGGTCTACGGTTTTGGCCGATCGGAAGAAATCGTGGGCCGGGCCCTGGCCCAGGACGGCAAGCGAAAGGAAGTGGTCCTGGCCACCAAGGTGGCCCTGGAATGGGATCCGCAGGCGGGCAAGGTTTGGCGCAATGCCTCCCAGGACAGAATCCGGCAGGAAGTGGAAGACTCCCTCCGCCGGCTGCAAACCGATGTCATCGACATCTATCAGGTCCACTGGCCGGACTCCAAGGTGCCTTTTGAGGAAACAGCCAAGACCCTGGATCAATTGCGGAGTGAGGGCAAGATCCGGGCCGTGGGGGTGAGCAACTTTTCCGTGCAGCAGATGCAGGCCTTTGGGCAGGGAACTGATCTGGCCGTGTGCCAGCCCCCGTACAATATCTTCGAGCGCAGCATCGAGAAGGACATCCTTCCCTACTGCCAGGAGCAGGGCATGGCCACCTTGACCTACGGCGCGCTCTGCCGGGGGCTCTTGAGCGGAAAGATGCGCTCGGACAGCACATTCACCGGCGACGATCTGCGGCTTGTGGATCCCAAATTCAAGCAGCCGCGCTATGACCAGTACCTCCAGGCTGTGGACGCCCTGCAGAACCTGGCCCGGAAGCGGCATGAAAAGGACATCATACATCTGGCTGTTCGGTTCATTCTGGACAAAGGGGTGAGTGTGGCCCTGTGGGGCGGTCGCCGGCCGGAACAGATGACCCCCTTGAGCGAGGTCTTTGGCTGGAGCTTAAGTGATGACGACTTCCAGGCCGTCGACCGGATCCTGGAGGAGAATGTGACCGATCCGGTGGGACCGGAGTTTATGGCTCCGCCGGAGAGGTAGGCGGAGGGGAGAGAGGACAGAGGTCAGAGATCAGAGATCAGAGATCAGAGGTCAGAGATCAGAGGTCAGAGGTCAGAGGTCGGCCTCAGGTCTTGATCCAGGGGGATCGAGTGTAGGGGCGAATAATCATTCGCCCTCTTGGGGGCTGAGCAGAGATCAGAGATCAGAGGTCAGACGGCAGAGGGCAGCCTTGTCTTTGAGAAGAAATGGACAGCGGTTGAGGGCAACCGCGTCCTACGCAAGAGCTGCACCCGGTTTTTCATACAAGGTTTTGATTTTCATGCCGCAGCCCAGCTTCATCCCCGTCCCCCCTTGAGGGGGGCTTCGGGGGGTGTTCTCTGCGGAGGATAGAAGACTGGTGGCCTTTCCTGGTCCTGAGGACAGGGGACAGGAGGCAGGAGTCGGGAGTCGGGGGACAGGAGTCTGGAGTCGGGAGGCAGGAGTCGGAAGAAACACCCCCCTTTTATCCCCCCTCAAGGGGGGACTTGACACCCAGCCCCCAGCTTCTGAGCCCTCAAGGGCTGGCCTGTCTTTGAGAAGAAATGGACAGCGGTTGAGGGCAACCGCGTCCTACGTAAGAGCTGCACCCGGTTTTTCATACAACGTTTTGATTTTCATGCCGCAGCCCAGCTTCACCCCGTCCCCCCTTGAGGGGGGCATAGCATACACTTAACACCGTGGAGTTATAACATACTGAAAAAAATGAGGTATCAGATTCACCATTCCAACCACCCCTGCCCCTCCTTGCGAAGGAGGGGAGTTAAGAGAACCGCGGTTGTGTGTACGTTTTTTATCCGCAAGTGTCTGGCTTATCGAAAGCCGCAATCGAATATCTAAAGCAAGATCAGACGATTAAGAGTCCCCTCCTTGGCAAGGAGGGGGCCCAGGGGTGGTTGAACGATGACCAACACCTTATCCCACGGTTTACCTGGTTACATAGACCAAAGGTCTACGGCAAAGCCGTATGTAACTGGGTGTAAAGTGTGGATAAAGGACAGCCCGGGGGGTGTTCTCTGCGAAGGGCCGAAAGCGTGTGGCGTTCCCTTGTCCTGAACAGGCATTTTACCCTGACACCTGACACCTGATACCAGATGCCTGATACCTGATAACAGATTTTCCAACACAAGATCTCATGAAATTCGTTACTTCCCAGCTCCTGTATTTTTTCCAGAGCAATACAGCCAAGAGGAACGTGAAGGTCCTGTGCAAGTTCCTGGCGGTCCTGGTCCTGCTCATAATCGCCTACAGCGCCGTGTTTCATCATCTCATGGCCCTGGAGGGGCGGGAGTACTCCTGGCCGACCAGCATCTACTGGACCCTGACCGTGATGACCACCCTGGGCTTTGGGGACATCACCTTCACCAGCGATATCGGGCGCATCTTTTCAGTTGTGGTCCTCCTCTCCGGGGTCATATTTCTGCTGGTCATGCTTCCCTTCACCTTTATCCAGTTCTTTTACGCCCCGTGGCTGGAGGCCCAGGACAAGGCACGGACCCCGCGGGAGCTGCCCAAGGACATGCATGGACATGTGATCCTGGCCGGGTTTGAGGCGGTGGGCATGGCCCTGATCAAGAAGCTGGCCCAGTACAATTACCCGTATGCCATTTTGCTCAATGATCAGCAGCAGGCACTGGAGCTGTACGACCAGGGCTACAAGGTGGTCCTGGGCGATATAGACGACAGGCAGACCTATGAGCGCCTGCGGGCCGGGCAGGCGGCCCTGGTGGTCTTTAATCAGGACGATCAGCTGAACACCAACGGCATCTATACCCTGCGGGATTTTTCCTCGTCCACCCCGATTGTGGCCAATGCCGAAAGCCAGGCCTCCATCGACATCATGGAGCTGGCCGGGGCCAATCAGGTGTATCACTTTTCCCACATGCTGGGCAGGTCCCTGGCCCGGCGGGTGCTGGGAGTGAGCATGCACGCCAATATCATCGGCAGGTTCGGGCAGCTGGCCATTGCCGAGGCCCCGGCCATGCGCACCCCATTGGAGGGAAAGAGCCTGCGGGAGAGCGGGATCCGGGAAAGCACCGGGGTGAACGTGGTGGGCATCTGGCAGAGGGGGGCCTTTATCATCCCCCGGCCGGAAACCCGGATCAGCGAGCATTCGGTCCTGGTCCTGGCCGGGTCGGAGCCGCAGCTGCAGCGCTACGACGAGCTGTACAGCGTGTACAGTGTGTCCATGCACCCCGTTCTGATCCTGGGCGGGGGCCGGGTGGGCAAGGCCGCGTCCCAGGCCCTGGCCGAGAACCAGATCGACTACCGGATAGTGGAAAAGAATGTCCGCCTGACCAGGGGCAGCGACAGGCATATCCAGGGTGAGGCCGCGGACCTGGAGGTCTTGAAGAAGGCGGGGATCGACAGCGCTCCCTCGGTGATCATCACCACCAACAACGACAACATGAACATCTATCTGACCATCTACTGCCGGAGGCTGCGCCCGGACATCCAGATCATCACCCGGACCACTCTGGACAGGAACATCAGCAAGCTGCATCAGGCCGGGGCAGACCTGGTCATGTCCTACGCCTCCATGGGGGCCAATGCAGTGATCAATTTCCTGAAAGAGGACAAGGAACTCATGCTGGCCGAGGGCTTGAACATATTCCGGCAGCAGATTCCCGATCTCTTAGCCGGCAAGTCCCTGTTGCAGAGCAAAATCAGGGAAAAATCCAGCTGCAGCGTGATCGCCGTCCGTTCCGGAGAGGATATGCAGATCAATCCCGATCCGGGATACGTGCTGCACAAAGGGGAAGAGATCATCATGGTCGGGACCACGGAAGCGGAAAAGAGCTTCCACTGTCACTTCCCCCAAAAGGAGGGCTGACCCCCTGTTCATGAACGGACCCGGCTCACGGCAGGGCCAGGGGGCGAAAACAAGGAAGCCGCCTCTCCCCGGGGGAGAGGCGGCTTTATCGACTGGGCAAGGACATGCAGTGTCCGCCTGAGGACCAAATGCCAGCTACACGGTGATGACCTTCGGCTCGAGAGACCCGGGGGTCTGCAGTTCGGCCATCTTGCGCACCTGCCCATGGCAGTCCTGGCTGTGCAAGGAGTTCAGCTTCTGGTAGTCGATGCTGGCCAGCCCGGCTGCGTCGATGGACAAGGCCGAGGTGGAGGCGAAGACGCCCACGTTCTGGCTCATGATCTCGCCCGGGCTCGGGGCGCAGTCGCAGACCGTGCTGATATCCATGGCGAAGTTGACGTAGGCCACCTTGTCCGGGGCAAAGGTGTTCAGCACAGCCTTGGCGGCCACAGCCAGTCCCTGGGGGAGTTTCTCCCTGTTTTGAAGGGTGATGGCTCCTTCCGGACAGGCGGTGCTGCATATGGGGCAGCGCATGCACCATGGGCTGTCGATGACCGCGCATCCGTCTTCTATCCTGGGCAGGTTGAACCAGCATGCGTCCACGCAGGTGCCGCATCCCTGGCAGGCCTCTTGGTCGATGACCAGGTCCAGGAGCCGGTGCTGGTCCAGCTTGCTCTTCTTGGTCACCCCGCCCATGCCCAGATTCTTGATCGCCCCGCCGAAACCGCCCAGAGGATGCCCTTTTAAGTGGGAAACCACGATCATGGCATCGGCTTGATGCAGGGCGCCGGCAACCTCAACATCGGGCAAGAGCGGGTCCGGGGACTCCACGGTGATTCCGTTTTCACTGGTCAGTCCGTCAGCCACCATGAACGGAGCGAACCCGAAGCCGTTGGCCACGGCTGTTTCCATATGGTCCACGGCGTTGTTCCGCAGCAGGGGATAGTAGGTGCAGGTGTCGGTCAGAAACGGCTTGCCGCCCCTGGCCTTGACCTCGTCGACGATCTGCTTGAGAAAAAAGGGCCGGACGTAGTTGGGATTGCCCAGCTCGCCCACATGGAGCTTCACGGCGACCTTGTCCCCGGGCTGGACCACGTCGAACAGCCCCGCGTGTTCGTACAGGGTCCGGGCATCGTTCATCATGTTTGCGCCCTGCTTCCAGGGGGCCAGGAAAACTGAGTGTGCATCCTGCATGCTTTTCCTCCTTATGTTTTTTCAATCTACCAAGCGTACCAGAAGCCGGGCGACCGGGGGGAGTAGAAGAGGTAGGGGCCGTGCCACGGATAATAATAAGGCCGGTACGGCCCTCGCCGGTCGTAGTTTTCCCGGTTCGGATCATCCCAGAGATGGATCTCCTTGATCTGGAGTACGGGATAAGGGCCGTAGGGATCGTTTTCCAGGGTCTGTGTCTTTCCAGTTACCTTGCCGGCTAGAGTTACCCCGCGGTGCTTTGAATAGATTTCAGGATCAAGGAACGTATTCTGGGTGGCGATAAATCTGCCTGCTGAAGCATCCTTGGTTTTTGGTTTTTGCTGCGAGGTGAGCGGGGCCTGCAGGATAACCAGCCGGCTCTCTTCCTGCCCGGGGTGATTTTCAATGATATATCCGCCCCAGATCACGATCTGTCCGCCATATTGAGCAGGA
This region of Desulfovermiculus halophilus DSM 18834 genomic DNA includes:
- a CDS encoding DUF362 domain-containing protein, with amino-acid sequence MQDAHSVFLAPWKQGANMMNDARTLYEHAGLFDVVQPGDKVAVKLHVGELGNPNYVRPFFLKQIVDEVKARGGKPFLTDTCTYYPLLRNNAVDHMETAVANGFGFAPFMVADGLTSENGITVESPDPLLPDVEVAGALHQADAMIVVSHLKGHPLGGFGGAIKNLGMGGVTKKSKLDQHRLLDLVIDQEACQGCGTCVDACWFNLPRIEDGCAVIDSPWCMRCPICSTACPEGAITLQNREKLPQGLAVAAKAVLNTFAPDKVAYVNFAMDISTVCDCAPSPGEIMSQNVGVFASTSALSIDAAGLASIDYQKLNSLHSQDCHGQVRKMAELQTPGSLEPKVITV
- a CDS encoding aldo/keto reductase, encoding MEYTRIPGIEEKVSRVALGTWAIGGWMWGGTDEALSIRTIHAALDQGVNIVDTAPVYGFGRSEEIVGRALAQDGKRKEVVLATKVALEWDPQAGKVWRNASQDRIRQEVEDSLRRLQTDVIDIYQVHWPDSKVPFEETAKTLDQLRSEGKIRAVGVSNFSVQQMQAFGQGTDLAVCQPPYNIFERSIEKDILPYCQEQGMATLTYGALCRGLLSGKMRSDSTFTGDDLRLVDPKFKQPRYDQYLQAVDALQNLARKRHEKDIIHLAVRFILDKGVSVALWGGRRPEQMTPLSEVFGWSLSDDDFQAVDRILEENVTDPVGPEFMAPPER
- a CDS encoding Slp/YeaY family lipoprotein, whose amino-acid sequence is MKSILLGLLLTILCTSGCAVVSEDLRVQADPSLSFEQVTADPAQYGGQIVIWGGYIIENHPGQEESRLVILQAPLTSQQKPKTKDASAGRFIATQNTFLDPEIYSKHRGVTLAGKVTGKTQTLENDPYGPYPVLQIKEIHLWDDPNRENYDRRGPYRPYYYPWHGPYLFYSPRSPGFWYAW
- a CDS encoding potassium channel family protein, which translates into the protein MKFVTSQLLYFFQSNTAKRNVKVLCKFLAVLVLLIIAYSAVFHHLMALEGREYSWPTSIYWTLTVMTTLGFGDITFTSDIGRIFSVVVLLSGVIFLLVMLPFTFIQFFYAPWLEAQDKARTPRELPKDMHGHVILAGFEAVGMALIKKLAQYNYPYAILLNDQQQALELYDQGYKVVLGDIDDRQTYERLRAGQAALVVFNQDDQLNTNGIYTLRDFSSSTPIVANAESQASIDIMELAGANQVYHFSHMLGRSLARRVLGVSMHANIIGRFGQLAIAEAPAMRTPLEGKSLRESGIRESTGVNVVGIWQRGAFIIPRPETRISEHSVLVLAGSEPQLQRYDELYSVYSVSMHPVLILGGGRVGKAASQALAENQIDYRIVEKNVRLTRGSDRHIQGEAADLEVLKKAGIDSAPSVIITTNNDNMNIYLTIYCRRLRPDIQIITRTTLDRNISKLHQAGADLVMSYASMGANAVINFLKEDKELMLAEGLNIFRQQIPDLLAGKSLLQSKIREKSSCSVIAVRSGEDMQINPDPGYVLHKGEEIIMVGTTEAEKSFHCHFPQKEG